A genomic segment from Thermostichus lividus PCC 6715 encodes:
- a CDS encoding YebC/PmpR family DNA-binding transcriptional regulator: MAGHSKWANIKRQKARVDAQKGKVFARLSRAIIIAARHGGGDPAGNFQLRSAIEKAKAAGIPNENIERAIAKGTGTLDSDAPLEEVRYEGYGAGGVAFLIEALTDNRNRTAADLRAAFNKQGGNLGETGCVGWMFDLWGVVTVAAPHDEEAFLEALLAAEVETYDIVADVAEVRCPVAALEAVSNTLNHYGYHVLETERRWLSLNTVEVSDEETARRVLRLLDALETLDDIQSVATNAVISDALMEMVDV, encoded by the coding sequence ATGGCGGGTCATAGCAAATGGGCCAATATTAAGCGCCAAAAAGCACGGGTGGATGCCCAAAAAGGTAAAGTCTTTGCGCGGCTCTCCCGGGCAATTATTATTGCTGCCCGCCATGGCGGAGGCGACCCCGCCGGTAATTTTCAACTCCGCAGCGCCATTGAAAAAGCCAAGGCAGCGGGGATTCCCAACGAAAACATCGAGCGGGCGATCGCCAAAGGTACCGGTACCCTTGATAGTGATGCACCCCTTGAAGAAGTCCGCTACGAAGGGTATGGGGCTGGTGGTGTTGCCTTTTTAATTGAGGCGCTAACGGACAACCGCAACCGCACCGCTGCTGACCTGCGGGCTGCCTTTAACAAGCAGGGGGGGAACCTTGGCGAGACGGGTTGTGTTGGGTGGATGTTTGACCTGTGGGGGGTGGTCACCGTTGCTGCCCCCCACGATGAAGAAGCCTTTTTAGAGGCTCTCCTTGCCGCGGAGGTCGAGACCTACGACATCGTGGCGGATGTCGCAGAAGTGCGTTGCCCTGTCGCTGCCTTGGAAGCCGTGAGCAACACCCTCAACCACTATGGCTACCACGTGTTAGAGACTGAGCGCCGCTGGCTCTCTCTGAATACAGTGGAGGTGAGCGATGAGGAGACGGCCCGCCGCGTCTTGCGGTTGCTGGATGCCCTCGAAACCCTTGACGATATCCAAAGTGTTGCCACCAATGCGGTCATCAGCGACGC
- a CDS encoding photosystem II reaction center protein K, which yields MIDALVLVAKLPEAYAIFDPLVDVLPVIPVLFLALAFVWQAAVGFR from the coding sequence ATGATTGATGCTCTCGTGTTAGTGGCCAAGCTCCCGGAGGCCTATGCTATTTTTGATCCCCTAGTGGATGTGTTGCCGGTGATTCCCGTCTTGTTCTTAGCGCTAGCCTTTGTGTGGCAAGCCGCTGTTGGTTTCCGCTAA